One genomic window of Choristoneura fumiferana chromosome 14, NRCan_CFum_1, whole genome shotgun sequence includes the following:
- the cv gene encoding twisted gastrulation BMP signaling modulator crossveinless has protein sequence MALKSFCVLALAVLLALPIIFACNEAICASVVSKCMLTQSCKCDLKDCSCCKDCFNCLSYLYSECCSCVDMCPKPNETQNALSKTSYVEELADGIPGLFKALTGDPDPQKRWLSITYPVDIDISAYRPASDKQLVYHLQSIEQESEPVSRDVVTFNCTIAYMSQCMSSDKCRASCLSMGANSLRWFHDGCCECVGDKCLSYGLNESRCLACPGGKDSPGNAHEDDLAYDEFDYGEEVMSVSDSNQNA, from the exons ATGGCTCTTAAATCGTTTTGTGTGTTGGCTTTGGCTGTTTTGTTAGCCCTGCCCATAATATTCGCGTGTAACGAAGCTATTTGTGCCAGCGTCGTGTCAAAGTGCATGTTAACTCAGTCCTGCAAATGCGATCTCAAGGATTGTTCGTGCTGCAAGGACTGTTTCAACTGTTTGAGCTACTTGTACAGTGAATGCTGCAGCTGCGTTG ATATGTGCCCAAAACCAAATGAGACTCAGAATGCTTTATCCAAAACTTCATATGTGGAGGAACTTGCCGATGGAATCCCCGGTTTGTTCAAAGCATTAACTGGTGACCCAGATCCACAAAAACGGTGGCTGTCCATTACCTATCCCGTAGATATTGACATCTCAGCCTACAGACCAGCTTCGGATAAGCAGTTGGTGTATCATTTAC AGAGCATAGAGCAGGAGTCGGAACCGGTGAGTCGTGACGTGGTGACCTTCAACTGCACCATCGCCTACATGTCGCAGTGCATGTCCAGCGACAAGTGCCGCGCCTCCTGCCTCTCCATGGGCGCCAATAGTTTAAG ATGGTTCCACGACGGATGCTGCGAGTGTGTAGGCGATAAATGCCTGTCGTACGGCCTCAACGAGAGCAG ATGTCTGGCGTGCCCCGGCGGCAAAGACTCGCCGGGCAACGCTCACGAAGACGACCTCGCCTACGACGAGTTTGACTACGGGGAGGAGGTTATGTCCGTCTCAGACTCCAATCAGAATGCTTAA
- the LOC141434621 gene encoding LOW QUALITY PROTEIN: 2-amino-3-ketobutyrate coenzyme A ligase, mitochondrial-like (The sequence of the model RefSeq protein was modified relative to this genomic sequence to represent the inferred CDS: inserted 2 bases in 2 codons), whose product MALRSQLLRKVFTTNGNQVRQLHELKGAERAGVARLREVLEDRLQDIKRAKTFKHERVISSPXDTKVKVKGAEGEFLNFCANNYLGLSNHPEVVEAAREGLRKYGAGLSSVRFICGTQTLHKELEHRLAQFHGREDAILYGSCFDANAGLFESMLTPEDGVFSDALNHASIIDGIRLCKAQKHRYPHRDLSELEHLLAHSDARIKLIVTDGVFSMDGNVAPLPGLRELADKYRALLCVDDSHATGFFGATGRGTEEYCGVMGAADIICSTLGKAVSGSAGGYTXGPKELITLLRNVSRPYLFSNAPPPPVVAASLKVKN is encoded by the exons ATGGCGCTGCGCTCGCAACTCCTGCGCAAAG TATTCACAACAAATGGCAACCAAGTTCGGCAGTTACACGAGCTGAAAGGGGCCGAGCGAGCAGGCGTGGCCAGACTGAGGGAAGTTCTCGAAGATCGTCTACAGGACATTAAGCGAGCCAAGACCTTCAAACATGAGAGAGTGATCTCATCAC AGGATACTAAG GTGAAGGTGAAGGGAGCGGAAGGTGAATTCCTGAATTTTTGCGCAAATAACTATTTAGGATTATCG AATCATCCCGAAGTGGTGGAAGCAGCAAGGGAGGGCTTACGCAAATATGGCGCTGGTCTTAGTTCCGTGAGATTTATTTGCGGAACTCAAACTTTACACAAG GAACTAGAACACAGATTGGCGCAATTCCATGGTCGGGAGGATGCCATCCTGTATGGCTCGTGCTTCGATGCTAACGCTGGGCTATTCGAATCCATGCTGACGCCAGAAGATGGCGTGTTTTCTGATGCGCTCAACCACGCCTCCATCATTGACGGAATACGGCTCTGTAAAGCACAAAAGCACCGCTATCCACACAGGGACTTAAGTG AATTAGAGCACCTGCTAGCACACAGCGATGCTCGCATCAAACTGATAGTGACGGATGGAGTTTTCTCCATGGACGGCAACGTGGCACCGCTTCCGGGACTACGTGAACTGGCCGACAAATACCGCGCGCTGTTGTGCGTTGACGACAGTCACGCTACTGGCTTCTTCGGGGCTACAGGCCG GGGTACCGAAGAATACTGCGGCGTAATGGGCGCAGCCGACATCATTTGCTCAACGTTGGGCAAGGCTGTAAGTGGCTCGGCAGGAGGGTACA ACGGGCCCAAAGAACTTATCACCCTGCTCCGGAATGTCTCGCGCCCGTATCTGTTCTCTAATGCGCCCCCGCCACCTGTAGTGGCTGCTTCCTTGAAGGTAAAGAATTAA